A stretch of the Bacillus sp. FJAT-18017 genome encodes the following:
- the nadC gene encoding carboxylating nicotinate-nucleotide diphosphorylase encodes MNTFKLRSLLEQFFIEDIGEQDVTTDLLFPEGTAGEIVFLAKEDGIFCGTDVIHTGFALLNPSIEVELFVKDGERIEIGQRIATATGSVRDLLKGERVILNLVQRMSGIATLTKKAVGELNSTHTKICDTRKTMPGLRMLDKYAVRVGGGYNHRFGLYDGVMVKDNHISFAGSITNAVRAIKEKAGHMVKIEVETESAEQVIEAVEAKADVIMFDNRTPDEIRELIKLVPEGIVTEASGGIQLGNLATYGETGVDYISLGFITHSAKALDISVKVSFRKENER; translated from the coding sequence ATGAATACCTTCAAACTGCGCTCGCTACTTGAGCAATTTTTTATAGAAGATATTGGTGAACAAGATGTTACGACCGACCTGCTTTTTCCAGAGGGAACCGCCGGAGAGATTGTATTTTTGGCAAAAGAAGATGGAATCTTCTGTGGTACGGATGTGATTCACACCGGTTTTGCCTTGCTAAATCCTTCGATTGAGGTTGAACTGTTTGTTAAGGACGGGGAGAGGATTGAAATCGGCCAGCGGATTGCGACTGCGACTGGCTCTGTTCGCGACCTTCTGAAAGGCGAAAGGGTCATCCTGAATCTTGTCCAGCGGATGAGCGGGATTGCAACTCTGACAAAAAAAGCGGTCGGTGAGCTGAACAGCACCCACACCAAAATTTGTGATACAAGAAAAACTATGCCGGGACTGCGGATGCTTGATAAGTATGCTGTCCGGGTCGGCGGCGGCTATAATCACCGTTTCGGTCTTTACGACGGCGTAATGGTCAAAGACAACCACATATCCTTTGCTGGATCGATCACTAATGCTGTGCGGGCGATTAAGGAAAAAGCTGGGCACATGGTCAAAATAGAGGTCGAAACAGAATCCGCTGAACAGGTAATTGAAGCGGTAGAGGCAAAAGCGGATGTTATTATGTTTGACAACCGGACACCAGATGAAATCCGGGAGTTGATTAAGCTAGTTCCAGAGGGGATTGTAACGGAAGCATCAGGCGGAATTCAGCTTGGCAATCTAGCAACCTATGGGGAGACAGGTGTCGATTACATTTCCCTCGGTTTCATCACTCATTCGGCAAAAGCGCTTGATATTAGTGTGAAGGTTTCCTTTAGGAAGGAGAATGAACGATGA